GCCTATGATGTGTAAAACCCGGATCGGCCTGGACATGGACTCTCCCCCATCGCCAGAAGTCACTATTCATTATAGCGGGGTAACGAACGTAAGACAAGCACACCCAGAATGCGTCTGACAATGAACAGGAAATGCCTTTGCTGTTGCCAGTTTCACGATTGGCGATGCCGATCGTCTACGACTCCCTCAATCCTCATCGCCACGTCGCGTCGCCGCTTCAGGGCGCCCGCCTTGCAAGAGGCGCACCTCCGCATCAAGCAGCGCAACCATCTGAGCCAGTTCCTTATTCGACTCCTTCAATTGGGAGATATGGCTGGCTTGTCTATACAAAATAACCAGAATGAAGAGAATGCCAAGGAAGAAGAGCAACGCCGGCTGATAGACAACCCCTAGGTATGCCGCCGCAATATCGACCAGTTCCGGCCAGATGGCCAAAAAAAGTATGGCCAGCGTCCCAGCCATCCAGTACATGGACTCTTTTTCACTGAGACGGTTGTTCTTCACTTTATGGATCACATAGACAGCAAAGGTAAAGGCGATAATGCGGACAAACCAGATCAGTTTCCAACTCACCGGGAATAGCTCCCTTCCGTATTGACGGCCAGGACCTTCCGGTAGGCTCGTCCTTTAATGATAGCGATAAAAATGCTGTACATCATCGTGGCCAAATACTTGACTACCTTGAAGCCCTTATGCATGCTCTCACCATGGACGCGCTCGCGGATCGAAGCCGGACGCTCAGTCACCCGGAAGCCCGCCAAGATCATCAACACGAGCACATTGGCGTCAGGAAAATCGACAGGGAACTGGTTGGGCCGCGCATAGAACTGGAAGACCCGCCGGTTTAAAAACTGCAAGCCTGACGTGGGATCGGCCACATCCTGCCGCGTCAGCATCTTGATGAGGAGCGAAAAAATCTTGATGCCAAGACCGCGCATCCAGTTGGTGTGCTTCTTATTGTCCACAAAACGGGAACCGATGACAATGTCCGCGCCGCTAGCTTTCATCGCCCGCGCCATGTCGATGATGTTAGCCGGATCGTGCTGACCGTCGCCATCAAACTGAATGACATAATCATAGCCGTAGCGAGCGGCATACTTAAAACCCGTCTGCAAAGCCGCCCCATAGCGCAGATTGAAAGGATGGCGGAGCACCGTCGCCCCATGCCGCGCGGCGATCTCCGCCGTCCCATCGCGGGAACCGTCGTCGATGACTACCACGTCGACCCAAGGGACGACGACTTTCAACTCCTCAAGAACACCGCCGATATTTTCCGCCTCATTATAGGCCGGGATGATGACCAGATATTTGCCGGTCAAGCGATCGTTCAACCTTTTTTCCCCCGATCACTATCTCAAAATGACGCTATTGCCAACAAATCGAAGGTTCTCTAAAACAACGCGGCATGCCACTTCCAGATGCTTCAATACACTACTCACAAGGGTAATAACGAATGCAGCATTTCAACCAATTTTTTTACCGCCCTTTCACGGGAATAACTGTTCGACACCTTGTTTGCCCTTTCCGGCAACGACGTAAACAACTCCCTTTCCTTCCACAGCCCCTCGATCGCTTTTGCCAGTGCCTCGGGATCATCAGGCGGCACGGCCAAACCGAGCGATTCTGACTCAATGAGATTCGCTGTGTATCCGGGAACTGCGGCAACAATCGGTTTGCCGAAATAAAGGTAATCAAACAACTTGTTGGGCAACGCAGTCGCAAAGGTGGGGATGTTGCGGAGCGTAAGCAGATAAGCGTCTGCGACAGCCAGGTATTTCCCCAACTCAGAGCGTTCCACCGGACCGGTGAACAGGATGTTTGTCAATCCGCTTTGTTGCGCTTTCGCCATCAAGTGCGCCCTTTCCTGGCCTTCGCCCACCAGGACGAACCGGACCGGGCAACCCTTCGCTTGCACGAGGCGCGCCGCTTCGACGACAACATCCAATGCATTCGCTGGACCATGAGCGCCGGAGTACATGATCACAAAGCTTTCGCCGACGTCCAAATGCCCCCGTAATTCCTCCACCTCTACCTTCCCAAAGACCCTGAAGGTCGATTGGGAAACACCGTTAGGGATCATGACGAGCTTGTCGGCCCAGGGCCCCTTGTCTTTGATCCGCTCGGCGATTCCCGGCGTAAGGGCGATGATGCTGTCCGCCTGCCGGTAGAGCCACGCTTCCGCGCGATATAAAAGGTTTACCAACCACCTGGGGGTATTCGGCGCCATATCGACCAGGGTATCCGGCCAAAGGTCGCGGACCTCGAAAACAAACCTTGCCCGGCGGACCCGTGCCACCATTGCACTTGCCATAGCCCCCGGCAAGTGTGGAGAAGAGCCGATGACGATATCCGGTTTTTCCGTCGAAAAAAGCCCACGGACAAGGAAATGAATTGAAAAGACTAGCATATTGAGCAAACGGCTGAGGCCGTTTTGGGAGTAACGGGGCGTCCACAACCAGTGCCACCGGCAATCATCGGCGCCCTCGCTGTGCTGTGAAAACACCCTCTCACAGCCGGGTCGATGAAACTGTTTGATCACATGGATAAAAGACATGGCCCAGACGGTCACATGCCAACCATTTCGAGACAGTTCTTCAGCAAATTCATAATGCCGTCCGCTGGCCGGGTATTCAGGCGTCACCGCATAGGGATTGATCATCCAGACTCGCGGCAGATCGCTTTTCCTACTCATGCTTTGCTTCCTTCGCTTTTTCCCTGGTCGGGGAGCATCCCAGACGGTCATAAATTTCTATCAGCCGGTGGGACACCTTACCCCAGTTGCCCTGGTGATAAATCCATTCGACGGCGTTCGCTCTCATCGATATGAGTTGACCGCGGTCTTCGCAAAGGCTTTTGAGCGCCTCCGCCAGACTGTCGGGCGAACCCGCCCGGTACAACAGTCCAAAAGCCGCCTGGCTGTGTATCCGGCGGATCTCCGGCAGATCGCTGCTCACGACCGCCAGGCCGGCAGCCATATACTCAAAGAGCTTATTGGGAAGTGCCAATTCGCTGTTCCGACAATTGGGCAAGTAGGGGACAATGCCTACGTCAAAATGCCGTGCTTCTCTTACCAGTTCCTTCATTTTTATCGCAGGCAGCATATGCACTCGGGGCAAGGCGTTACGCTCGATAAACGCTTTCATAGATTGTTCCAGCGGTCCGTAACCGCGGAAATAAAAATCTATCTCCATTCCCCGCAATCGCTCGGCAGCCTCCAAAACGACTTCCAAACCCCTGCCGGGCAGATAACCGCCGTGATACAAGACCCGCAAGGGGTTTCCGGTCGTTTTCTCAGGCCCCGGCGTTCCCGTTGGCCGGACCTCCCGCTCCAAGGGGACGTAGTTTTCCAGGACATGGCATTCAGGGAGGTGCGGGTATCTTCGCCTCAGTTCTTTCCGGATCCCTTCATTGACCGTGATCACTGACGAGACAGAGCGCAGCAGCAGCCTCTCCAACTGTCCTTGTATTTTTTTAAACCAATCGGGCCAGGCCGGATTCTGTTCCACCCACAACTCATGGCTGTCATAGACCACATGTGCGCACCGTCGGAACTGCTTCAGCACCCAGGCAGCCGGCAACGTATTTAAGTCATGGGCGTGAAGCACCCTCGCGCCGTTCCGGGCAGCGATCTGGATCATTCTGAAATTGGCAAATAGGACATGAACCCCTTTGACCAGAAGCTCAATTTTTTTTCCCCGTGACCTCGCCAACCAGGCGGACAGCCACGGCGGCGACTGGGTCAATGCCATCTGCCATTCTTTCCGGTCAGTCGTTTCCCCGTTGACCGCTCGCTCAGGCTGAATCCCAATGACCAAAACAGAATAACCGGCGGAGGCCAGTGATGTCGCTTCTTTGGTTACCCTAGGGTCATGGATGATTCCGTTGGCAACCAACATAATCGCGTCATACCGGCCGTTCATGTCCGCTTCACTCCAAAGTTGGGTTGGATTCGCTCCAACCATCTGGGGTCCTTGTCGATGAACAATTTAAACCATAATTCCACGTTGCAGAGCGACCACAGCGCCCAAGCGTGATCGTGGCTTGTCTCCAAACTGCGGGATATGGCTGCTGCATCGAACAACCCTCGTTGCCTCGCCGCCGGATCCAGCAGGATATCCTGCAGCAACTGCCGCGCCCCCGCTTTGAACCACAGGTTGATCGGAGTGGGGAAGCCCTTCTTGTCTTTGCGCCGGCGCACCTCTTCCGGGATAATGCCCGCGATTGCCTGCTTGAAGACGCTTTTCGGCTCCAAACCGAACACCTTCAGTTCCGGCGGGATCGTCGACGCATACTCGACGATCCTGTAGTCCAGTAGCGGCACACGCGACTCTAGCGATACGGCCATGCTCGTCCGGTCTTCCACCTGGAGAAGGCCCGGCAGGTAGCACTTCAGATCATGGTATAACATTTTATCGAACAGTTGATCTGTCGGCGCCTGGCGCAGAAAACGAAGAAAACCCTCTCGCAGTTCCCCATCCAGCATCTGTTCTTTCAATCGGGCGCCCAGCAGGGGGCTATCTCCCGAAAGGGATGAGGTGTATCTTTCCCACAGAGACTCAAAATCCCCCGCTCGCGCCTGCATCCGGCGCCCGACTTTCGTTAAGGTCGCCAGTAGACCATGCTGCCGAAGCGAGGCTTGGAGCACATTCCACCGGGTGCGCCATTTTCGTGTGATACCGGCAGAGGATGGGCTCGCGCCGATTCCTGAGCCGCAGTCATAGAGAGTCAAGAAATAGCGAGGATATCCACCGAAAACTTCATCCCCGCCCTGTCCCCCCAGCACCACTTTGACATGCTCTGCGGCCAGGCAACTCACGACCTGCTGCGGGAAGATTCCCGGTCCGACGGCTGGCTCGTCCATATACCAGACTAGGCTGGGCAACATGCGAAGGAAGTCCTCCATCGTCGGCGCCGTCTCCAAATATTCTGTTCCGGCATAGCGTGACACAGTTTTCGCGTACTCTGTCTCGTCGTAAAATTTGTCCTCCCTAAATTTGCCAGAAAATGTTTTTATTCTGCCAGGGTAATGGCGGGAGGCGAGGCAGACGACGGTGCTCGAATCCAGTCCGCCGCTCAGATGACAGCCCAGAGGAACGTCGGCGCGCAAATGGATGGTCACGGCGTCTTCGATCAGCGCCCGCAGCTCCGCAACAGTATCTTCCGCTGAACGAGAACGGTCATAGTGAAAGGACACGTCCCAATACCGCCCAACGTTTATCCCCTGCCGCCCGTAACGCAACCAGCATCCCGGTTCCAGTTTGTATACGCCCTGAAAGAATGTTTCGTCCGTAGGGTTGTACATATAGCGGAGATAGTAACCGATGCTTTTTAGATTCGCATCGGCGGTAAAGCCTGGCAGTTGGAGCAGCGCCTTAATCTCCGACGCA
Above is a window of Heliomicrobium undosum DNA encoding:
- a CDS encoding glycosyltransferase family 2 protein — translated: MNDRLTGKYLVIIPAYNEAENIGGVLEELKVVVPWVDVVVIDDGSRDGTAEIAARHGATVLRHPFNLRYGAALQTGFKYAARYGYDYVIQFDGDGQHDPANIIDMARAMKASGADIVIGSRFVDNKKHTNWMRGLGIKIFSLLIKMLTRQDVADPTSGLQFLNRRVFQFYARPNQFPVDFPDANVLVLMILAGFRVTERPASIRERVHGESMHKGFKVVKYLATMMYSIFIAIIKGRAYRKVLAVNTEGSYSR
- the asnB gene encoding asparagine synthase (glutamine-hydrolyzing), with the translated sequence MCGFAGLFTKTNKGDLRQPLKRMIDAIAHRGPDDEGFWIKGPAALGFRRLSIIDLEHGHQPMVDPQGRYALVFNGEIYNYVELRECLIREGFHFRTRSDTEVLLFSYIAWGVECLQRLNGMFAFAIVDTLKEEVFIARDRLGIKPLYYHSNDQGLAFASEIKALLQLPGFTADANLKSIGYYLRYMYNPTDETFFQGVYKLEPGCWLRYGRQGINVGRYWDVSFHYDRSRSAEDTVAELRALIEDAVTIHLRADVPLGCHLSGGLDSSTVVCLASRHYPGRIKTFSGKFREDKFYDETEYAKTVSRYAGTEYLETAPTMEDFLRMLPSLVWYMDEPAVGPGIFPQQVVSCLAAEHVKVVLGGQGGDEVFGGYPRYFLTLYDCGSGIGASPSSAGITRKWRTRWNVLQASLRQHGLLATLTKVGRRMQARAGDFESLWERYTSSLSGDSPLLGARLKEQMLDGELREGFLRFLRQAPTDQLFDKMLYHDLKCYLPGLLQVEDRTSMAVSLESRVPLLDYRIVEYASTIPPELKVFGLEPKSVFKQAIAGIIPEEVRRRKDKKGFPTPINLWFKAGARQLLQDILLDPAARQRGLFDAAAISRSLETSHDHAWALWSLCNVELWFKLFIDKDPRWLERIQPNFGVKRT
- a CDS encoding glycosyltransferase family 4 protein; this encodes MNGRYDAIMLVANGIIHDPRVTKEATSLASAGYSVLVIGIQPERAVNGETTDRKEWQMALTQSPPWLSAWLARSRGKKIELLVKGVHVLFANFRMIQIAARNGARVLHAHDLNTLPAAWVLKQFRRCAHVVYDSHELWVEQNPAWPDWFKKIQGQLERLLLRSVSSVITVNEGIRKELRRRYPHLPECHVLENYVPLEREVRPTGTPGPEKTTGNPLRVLYHGGYLPGRGLEVVLEAAERLRGMEIDFYFRGYGPLEQSMKAFIERNALPRVHMLPAIKMKELVREARHFDVGIVPYLPNCRNSELALPNKLFEYMAAGLAVVSSDLPEIRRIHSQAAFGLLYRAGSPDSLAEALKSLCEDRGQLISMRANAVEWIYHQGNWGKVSHRLIEIYDRLGCSPTREKAKEAKHE
- a CDS encoding DUF2304 domain-containing protein is translated as MSWKLIWFVRIIAFTFAVYVIHKVKNNRLSEKESMYWMAGTLAILFLAIWPELVDIAAAYLGVVYQPALLFFLGILFILVILYRQASHISQLKESNKELAQMVALLDAEVRLLQGGRPEAATRRGDED
- a CDS encoding glycosyltransferase family 4 protein, with the translated sequence MSRKSDLPRVWMINPYAVTPEYPASGRHYEFAEELSRNGWHVTVWAMSFIHVIKQFHRPGCERVFSQHSEGADDCRWHWLWTPRYSQNGLSRLLNMLVFSIHFLVRGLFSTEKPDIVIGSSPHLPGAMASAMVARVRRARFVFEVRDLWPDTLVDMAPNTPRWLVNLLYRAEAWLYRQADSIIALTPGIAERIKDKGPWADKLVMIPNGVSQSTFRVFGKVEVEELRGHLDVGESFVIMYSGAHGPANALDVVVEAARLVQAKGCPVRFVLVGEGQERAHLMAKAQQSGLTNILFTGPVERSELGKYLAVADAYLLTLRNIPTFATALPNKLFDYLYFGKPIVAAVPGYTANLIESESLGLAVPPDDPEALAKAIEGLWKERELFTSLPERANKVSNSYSRERAVKKLVEMLHSLLPL